A single region of the Brassica rapa cultivar Chiifu-401-42 chromosome A03, CAAS_Brap_v3.01, whole genome shotgun sequence genome encodes:
- the LOC103859920 gene encoding septum-promoting GTP-binding protein 1 — protein MAQSCVKIARTNNLRNLVNRRVLILRRFTRILLSRIVPCAPGKSQSYLLLSRAATPSPSVSRSLPPPVPHVDGEVARRTSVHDHDSSNRSDSDLVSLKISLLGDPEIGKTCFLAKYVGGEKQVEMRELEKGIHCTDKTLSMGGARISYSIWELQGAEKSRDLVPTACKDSVAILFMFDLTSRCTLNNVISWYQQARKSNQTAIPVMVGTKFDEFIQLPIDLQWTIASQARTYAKALNATLFFSSASYNINVNKIFKFVTAKLFDLPWTVERNLTIGEPIIDY, from the exons ATGGCTCAATCCTGCGTCAAGATCGCTCGAACCAACAATCTCAGGAACCTAGTGAACCGTCGTGTATTGATTCTCCGTCGATTCACGCGCATTCTCTTGAGCAGAATCGTCCCTTGCGCTCCCGGTAAATCACAGAGTTATCTATTGCTGTCACGCGCCGCCACTCCGTCTCCGAGTGTCTCTCGTTCTCTGCCTCCTCCGGTCCCCCACGTGGACGGTGAGGTCGCACGCCGCACATCGGTACATGACCACGATAGCAGCAACAGATCGGACTCTGATCTAGTTTCTCTGAAAATAAGCCTCTTAGGTGATCCAGAAATTGGAAAAACTTGCTTCCTG GCGAAGTATGTTGGTGGAGAGAAACAAGTCGAAATGAGAGAATTGGAGAAAGGGATCCATTGTACGGACAAGACGTTATCCATGGGAGGAGCTCGCATTTCCTACAGTATCTGGGAGTTACAAG GAGCTGAGAAATCACGGGATCTAGTCCCCACGGCTTGCAAGGACTCTGTAGCCATTCTCTTCATGTTCGATCTCACCAGTCGTTGCACACTTAACAA TGTGATTAGCTGGTATCAACAAGCTAGAAAGTCTAATCAG ACGGCGATTCCAGTTATGGTAGGAACAAAGTTTGATGAGTTTATTCAGCTCCCTATTGATCTGCAATGGACTATTGCTAGCCAGGCGAGAACCTATGCCAAGGCGCTAAACGCGACGCTCTTCTTCTCGAGTGCTTCTTACAACATAAACGTAAATAAGATCTTCAAGTTTGTGACGGCGAAGCTCTTCGACTTACCATGGACGGTGGAGAGAAATCTCACCATCGGAGAACCAATCATCGACTACTAG